A genomic segment from Actinomyces lilanjuaniae encodes:
- a CDS encoding NosD domain-containing protein — MRRLAASTVVLLLVLALPSLTATCLLASPAAAEPGGTTIHVSARSGSDDTGDGTSDSPLRTLSAALQAASHGDVIELADGTYREGELVVSTSVTVRAAAGASPVLSGAVVPSSWTQADGRWTTSADMVRFCQVCTENADPAEEGMAAYPEQVFVDGQPLTQVTSRAEVTASTFYVEDPEPVTLRQSGNNRAGYNASPHTGASYVIGVDPQEHHVEVVQHSRAISVSADDVTLRGLTVEKYSPVQRWDYADPQIGTATGGAMVVTTSDRAVVEDSVFRYSAAGTALAVSGGSGSTVTGSRFERNGGVGLGVNSSSNVTVEGNVFTSNNTAGFITTGCGAYCTIGDTKVTHSTAVRFAFNTVDYSGAEADASDPTVFRTDRRVGVWFDEGVIGSQVLGNYFVNVPVAVFNEVSSGNLVASNLIEGAGIGVHISGSDSTKVWNNTVSHALTSIVVQEDSRSDGCNARSEDGTCTAVQNWSASHSLSWDTTGTEIVNNILSSEQTTPLPGDPWRYAAMLQVTGGANDDGSGAVYANEMVSTVNYNAYYRDQDTDLPSTTLLWNWGEDLSSQTVNAPTLAEFTHSPHVTLPAREQNGLDLHGSRQDNPLLVSESPDPTAWKTSDFRPAGPALGSGHPLPDDVAQALGTQAGTAVDRGVLVNVAWQDGAGQGA, encoded by the coding sequence GCGCTCCAGGCGGCCTCGCACGGGGATGTCATTGAGCTTGCGGACGGCACCTACCGCGAGGGGGAGCTGGTTGTGAGCACATCGGTGACGGTGCGAGCCGCCGCAGGTGCCAGCCCGGTCCTGTCAGGGGCGGTCGTGCCCTCCTCCTGGACCCAGGCGGACGGGAGGTGGACGACCTCCGCGGACATGGTTCGGTTCTGCCAGGTGTGCACGGAGAACGCTGACCCTGCGGAGGAGGGGATGGCCGCCTACCCGGAGCAGGTCTTCGTCGACGGCCAGCCGCTGACGCAGGTGACCAGCCGTGCCGAGGTCACCGCCTCCACCTTCTATGTGGAGGACCCTGAGCCGGTGACGCTCAGGCAGAGCGGGAACAACCGTGCCGGGTACAACGCCAGCCCGCACACCGGCGCTTCCTACGTCATCGGTGTCGACCCGCAGGAGCACCACGTAGAGGTGGTGCAGCACTCCCGGGCCATATCGGTCAGCGCTGACGACGTCACCTTGAGGGGCCTGACCGTCGAGAAGTACTCCCCGGTACAGCGCTGGGACTACGCCGATCCGCAGATCGGTACAGCCACGGGCGGGGCCATGGTGGTGACCACCTCCGACAGGGCGGTCGTGGAGGACTCCGTCTTCCGCTACTCGGCGGCCGGCACCGCCCTGGCGGTCTCCGGCGGCTCGGGCTCGACAGTGACAGGCAGTCGCTTCGAGCGCAACGGCGGGGTCGGGCTGGGCGTCAACTCCTCCAGCAACGTGACTGTTGAGGGCAATGTCTTTACCTCCAACAACACCGCCGGCTTCATCACGACCGGCTGCGGGGCGTACTGCACCATCGGCGACACCAAGGTCACCCACTCTACTGCCGTGCGATTCGCCTTCAACACTGTTGACTATTCCGGGGCCGAGGCCGACGCCTCCGACCCAACCGTCTTCAGGACCGACCGCAGGGTCGGGGTCTGGTTTGACGAGGGGGTTATCGGATCCCAGGTCCTGGGCAACTACTTCGTCAATGTTCCAGTGGCGGTCTTCAACGAGGTCTCCTCCGGCAACCTCGTGGCCTCCAACCTCATTGAGGGGGCCGGCATAGGAGTTCACATCTCGGGGTCTGACTCCACCAAGGTGTGGAACAACACCGTCTCCCACGCCCTGACCAGCATCGTCGTCCAGGAGGACTCCCGCTCCGACGGGTGCAACGCCCGCTCCGAGGACGGGACCTGCACTGCCGTGCAGAACTGGAGCGCCAGCCACAGCCTGTCCTGGGACACCACCGGCACCGAGATCGTTAACAACATCCTGTCCTCGGAGCAGACGACCCCGCTTCCCGGTGACCCGTGGCGCTATGCCGCCATGCTCCAGGTCACCGGTGGTGCCAACGATGACGGCTCAGGAGCCGTCTACGCAAACGAGATGGTCTCCACGGTTAACTACAACGCCTACTACCGGGACCAGGACACCGATCTGCCGTCGACGACGCTGCTGTGGAACTGGGGCGAGGACCTGTCGTCCCAGACCGTCAACGCCCCAACCCTGGCTGAGTTCACTCACAGCCCCCACGTGACGCTGCCCGCGCGGGAGCAGAACGGGCTGGACCTCCATGGCAGCAGGCAGGACAACCCGCTGCTCGTCAGCGAGTCCCCGGACCCCACAGCCTGGAAGACCTCGGACTTCCGCCCGGCAGGTCCCGCCCTCGGGTCAGGCCACCCTCTTCCTGACGACGTCGCCCAGGCCCTGGGGACGCAGGCAGGCACCGCGGTGGACCGGGGGGTGCTGGTCAACGTCGCCTGGCAGGACGGGGCTGGCCAGGGTGCCTGA
- a CDS encoding Tat pathway signal sequence, which produces MTGYCARHGRRAVTMTRRTALGLAGLGTLPALLPSRATAAGPGPTAGGRVVLHVTDGTGAALDLKGVRAVQSNGVGEDGYDDVLLDASTLTVVTPWPLQEAAGTGVCLDLPAGGPYVLSLSWPTSHGYSALMADLPGPGEYDLLELAASSLHGRQEAGVAALGVEASAGLLASRARAQEALEACGSAVSWTQRGTWSRMALEAASSAQFLLDQELAARGPQDAVVGVTLTRPPSQVELASLVGPQGPTGGVRRLAARMVVLDPSDPVETAGWKEVVAELHRHGALAVGQVCDSQLMGSVDGDAWKERVDALLDALPGTDVWEVGNELGGDWLGDSAVSRTTYAARQVRDRTGAQTLLTLYYQLGQGSPEGSVFTFLADQVGEDLRDLVDVVGLSVYPQLHPLGTAADRVLATLEQAWPAAQVALTELGYGGADLDDGPWWFGSSSNLAAAREAVITHATSAAMGRETAWGAPFWWYYLEDEAGMGVAEAIAEAARGTTA; this is translated from the coding sequence ATGACAGGGTACTGTGCCCGTCACGGCCGCCGGGCCGTGACGATGACCAGGCGGACGGCACTGGGACTGGCTGGCCTAGGAACGCTACCTGCTTTGCTGCCCTCCCGCGCCACGGCTGCGGGACCCGGGCCTACCGCAGGGGGCCGGGTGGTGCTTCACGTCACGGATGGGACCGGGGCCGCCCTGGACCTGAAGGGCGTGCGTGCCGTGCAGTCCAACGGTGTCGGTGAGGACGGCTACGACGACGTCCTGCTGGACGCGAGCACGTTGACCGTGGTCACCCCCTGGCCTCTTCAGGAGGCCGCCGGGACAGGGGTCTGCCTGGACCTTCCTGCTGGGGGACCCTACGTCCTGTCCCTGTCCTGGCCGACCAGCCACGGGTACTCCGCCCTCATGGCCGACCTGCCTGGTCCCGGTGAGTACGACCTCCTGGAGCTGGCCGCCTCTTCGCTGCACGGCAGGCAGGAGGCGGGCGTGGCGGCACTGGGTGTGGAGGCCAGCGCGGGGCTCCTCGCCAGCCGGGCCAGGGCGCAGGAGGCTCTGGAGGCCTGCGGCAGCGCCGTCTCCTGGACCCAGCGAGGCACCTGGTCGCGTATGGCCCTGGAGGCCGCCAGCTCGGCTCAGTTCCTCCTGGACCAGGAGCTGGCAGCCCGGGGTCCGCAGGACGCCGTGGTAGGCGTGACCCTGACCCGTCCTCCCTCACAAGTCGAGCTGGCCTCCCTGGTGGGACCCCAGGGGCCCACGGGTGGGGTGCGGCGGCTGGCGGCGCGCATGGTGGTGCTCGACCCGTCCGACCCTGTTGAGACGGCGGGGTGGAAGGAGGTGGTCGCCGAGCTGCACCGTCACGGCGCCCTCGCCGTAGGGCAGGTCTGTGACTCCCAGCTGATGGGCTCCGTGGACGGGGATGCCTGGAAGGAGCGGGTGGACGCTCTGCTTGATGCGCTGCCGGGTACCGACGTGTGGGAGGTGGGCAACGAGCTCGGCGGGGACTGGCTGGGAGACAGCGCGGTGTCCCGCACCACCTACGCCGCACGCCAGGTTCGTGACAGGACCGGTGCCCAGACGCTGCTCACGCTGTACTACCAGCTGGGCCAGGGCAGCCCGGAGGGCTCGGTGTTCACCTTTCTTGCCGACCAGGTGGGGGAGGACCTGCGGGATCTGGTAGACGTGGTCGGCTTGTCGGTCTACCCCCAGCTCCACCCCCTGGGGACGGCAGCGGACAGGGTCCTGGCCACCCTGGAGCAGGCCTGGCCCGCCGCGCAGGTCGCGCTGACCGAGCTCGGCTACGGAGGTGCGGACCTGGATGACGGACCGTGGTGGTTCGGCTCGTCGAGTAACCTGGCTGCTGCCCGCGAGGCGGTGATCACCCACGCTACCAGCGCCGCTATGGGCCGCGAGACGGCGTGGGGAGCACCGTTTTGGTGGTACTACCTGGAGGACGAGGCAGGCATGGGAGTCGCCGAGGCGATTGCCGAGGCCGCCCGGGGGACGACTGCCTGA